CCCATGTCCATGCAACGTCGGCGGCGAGGTATAAACCGGCGCGACCGTTGCCGTCGGTTGTCCGGCGTTGCGCCGAATAGTACCGCCCTTCGCGGGACACGACGACGCGCTTGCGCCGGGCGCTTGACTAAGACCGCCCTAGGTCGGGGTGAACCGCGCCTTACTCGCGCAACGTCGCCCGAAGTTTAACACCCGGCGTCGTGACCGACGAGTATGTACGACCGAGTGCTACTGCCGACCGACGGGAGCGAGGCCTCCCTGACGGCGGGCGAACACGCGTTCGACATCGCGTCGACGTACGGCGCGGATCTCCACGCGATCTTCGCCGTCGACGAGACGGTGTTCGCCGCCGACGCCTACTCCGGCACCACCCCGGACCAGTACGAGCAGGTGGGGGAAGAGGCAGTCGAAGAGGTGGCGGAGCGCGCCGCCGACCGCGGCGTGGGGCCCGTCACGCGCGAGGTCGTGTACGGGCCGCCCCATCGGGCGATCGCGGACTACGCGGCGGAGAACGACGTGGACCTCGTGGTGATGGGGA
This region of Halostella limicola genomic DNA includes:
- a CDS encoding universal stress protein; protein product: MYDRVLLPTDGSEASLTAGEHAFDIASTYGADLHAIFAVDETVFAADAYSGTTPDQYEQVGEEAVEEVAERAADRGVGPVTREVVYGPPHRAIADYAAENDVDLVVMGTHGRSGVERYLLGSVTEKVVRTADAPVLTVRPEA